Sequence from the Litorilinea aerophila genome:
TGCCCCTGATGGGCCAGCACCAGGGGAATCACCTGGTTCAACAGGAGATGACGTAACGTCTCCGGCGGGCAGTCTGAGTCGGGATAACAGCGGATGACCCGCGCGTCGGCGGACAGGGTGAACCGCGCCAGATCCGAGAAGTGAAGCAGATACCCATCTGCCAGTCTCCCGAAGGCCAGCCAGACGCTGCCATCCGGGTCATACCACTCGTTCAGACGCTGGGCTGGACTGGCCAAATCCGGCGGGTTGTTGCCCAGCTCCACGCGGAAGAGGGGCGAAGTGTCATCCCCGGGGATGAGTTCTCGCAGGGGAAAGGTGCAATAAAAAGTGTAACCACAAATTTGATAGGCAAACATGGGGGACGATCTCACAAGCCTGGCGATGGGCCGGGGATGCTCCTTCGGGAGCTATCCCCGGCCCATTTGTCGACCACACTGTGCCCGGACACCGGCAGGCACCGGCATCTACGCACACGACACGGCTTTCCCTGTATAGACGGCTATTACTTCTTTTTCTTCTTGCGGCCCCGGGCGGTGCTGGCCTGGGTTACCTCCCGTACTGCCCCGTATTCCTTGAGCAGCGGTGCCGCATAGGGCTTCTTAGATGGCTCCATCGTTTCTCACTCCTTTCTGGGGGGACACCCAATGGGGATCAGGAACTACCACAGCGAGATACTACAACCAATGCTCTACAACAAACCCTTGAATACAGGGAAAGGCCGTGTCAAAACCATGTCACAACGGAGGCTGGGCCAGGACCTGGATCAGATCTTTTTGGGCCAACTGCCTCAAAAAAGAGAGGAGATCCTGCTCGCATTGCTCTGGCGCCACGTCATACTCGGCACAGAGGCGATCCCGGATCTCGGCTACAGTCCGGGGCTCCTGGAGGAGATTCCAG
This genomic interval carries:
- a CDS encoding lasso RiPP family leader peptide-containing protein — encoded protein: MEPSKKPYAAPLLKEYGAVREVTQASTARGRKKKKK
- a CDS encoding lasso peptide biosynthesis PqqD family chaperone, translating into MASWVVATKDQIAAQFGDEVVVLGFQTGSYYGLGGVGVTIWNLLQEPRTVAEIRDRLCAEYDVAPEQCEQDLLSFLRQLAQKDLIQVLAQPPL